A single Corynebacterium resistens DSM 45100 DNA region contains:
- a CDS encoding DUF2617 family protein has product MYLNTQPLDLSSADLGVRFNAPMPPRILAESVLSAPGAQHQLHLGIIGGSHVVTFSDAHGTPLLREELSCYAVENGQRLARGVETQEDTGELNYSFAAAPKHVAAAQFDEVVEYLQRRAEHEHWLVGEFPGEEPGHITALAATWRDNSNVRWQTWHLYPLERVVVVSLSAISVGTIHKPIEFNSLHDVLTEATPVSAAQGIPEVVPATIPPTYNNGGQPRIEGEDGKRV; this is encoded by the coding sequence ATGTACCTGAACACCCAACCTCTCGATCTCAGCTCGGCTGACCTCGGTGTGCGTTTCAATGCGCCGATGCCTCCACGCATCCTCGCCGAATCTGTGTTGAGCGCGCCGGGTGCACAACACCAGCTGCACCTCGGCATCATCGGAGGATCACACGTCGTTACCTTTAGCGATGCGCACGGCACGCCCCTGCTCCGCGAAGAATTGAGCTGCTATGCGGTGGAAAATGGTCAACGGCTGGCGCGGGGCGTCGAAACACAAGAAGATACCGGTGAACTGAACTACAGCTTCGCCGCTGCCCCTAAGCATGTGGCGGCGGCGCAGTTCGACGAGGTGGTGGAATATCTACAGCGCCGAGCAGAGCATGAACACTGGCTAGTTGGAGAGTTTCCCGGCGAGGAACCAGGGCATATCACGGCTTTGGCAGCCACGTGGAGGGACAACTCGAATGTGCGCTGGCAAACGTGGCATCTATACCCATTGGAACGCGTGGTAGTTGTCAGCCTTTCTGCAATTTCAGTGGGAACAATTCACAAGCCGATAGAATTTAATTCACTGCATGACGTGCTCACGGAAGCCACCCCCGTTTCGGCTGCCCAGGGGATTCCGGAGGTCGTCCCGGCAACCATCCCACCGACTTACAACAACGGCGGCCAGCCTCGAATCGAAGGGGAGGACGGAAAGCGGGTATGA
- a CDS encoding DUF4247 domain-containing protein — MNYKSWRLIGVLAIIGAVISLAIFAGMSGGPESYIRKNFKSVGTNTYRCEGDPKAVADQIAKNVRPKARATDSQTGEHFMRYSDKIVRVSGRGPTKCEIRMESDRHYRSGGFIYLGPGFNPSSPRGSSSGSSGSGGGVK, encoded by the coding sequence ATGAACTACAAATCATGGCGGTTAATTGGTGTGCTCGCGATTATCGGAGCAGTCATCAGTCTCGCGATTTTCGCAGGTATGTCTGGCGGCCCCGAGAGCTACATCCGCAAGAACTTCAAGTCCGTGGGCACGAACACCTATCGGTGTGAAGGCGATCCCAAAGCGGTGGCGGATCAGATTGCTAAGAATGTGCGCCCAAAGGCTCGCGCTACGGATTCCCAGACCGGCGAACACTTCATGCGCTACAGCGATAAAATCGTCCGAGTTTCCGGCCGTGGCCCTACCAAGTGCGAAATTCGGATGGAATCCGACAGGCACTACCGCTCCGGTGGGTTCATCTACCTTGGCCCCGGGTTCAACCCCTCATCGCCACGTGGCTCGTCCAGTGGCTCCTCGGGCTCTGGGGGCGGGGTGAAGTGA
- a CDS encoding DUF350 domain-containing protein: MNHPSAPVMLSAAGTSMAEPVFATIAYFVLALVILGLAFVIQDILTPGDLRRQTFVEHLPNAGVLVASQVIAIGLVVATAIATTEPDLVDGLIHVAVYSLVGLTLQSIFLVIMEVLVPGRFRDLVRDPKLRSSAVVTGIALIVVGAINAVCLT; the protein is encoded by the coding sequence ATGAACCATCCGTCTGCTCCGGTGATGCTCTCCGCCGCTGGTACCTCCATGGCCGAGCCCGTGTTCGCTACTATCGCCTATTTTGTACTTGCATTGGTGATCCTAGGGCTGGCCTTTGTCATCCAAGACATCTTGACCCCCGGTGATTTGCGTCGCCAAACCTTCGTGGAGCACTTGCCCAACGCAGGGGTGCTCGTGGCATCGCAAGTTATCGCAATCGGACTCGTGGTTGCCACTGCGATTGCAACCACTGAGCCCGATCTTGTGGACGGGTTGATCCATGTTGCGGTGTACTCGTTGGTAGGCCTGACTTTGCAGAGCATCTTCCTAGTGATCATGGAGGTGCTGGTTCCTGGCCGGTTCCGTGACCTTGTCCGGGACCCGAAACTGCGCAGCTCCGCTGTGGTTACGGGAATTGCGCTAATCGTCGTGGGGGCTATTAACGCCGTATGTCTGACGTAG
- a CDS encoding polyamine aminopropyltransferase yields the protein MSDVVGERGASNKEENPHQQKTNPQPSMSGVQRFLLLVSVAICAASGLVYELALISLSTSLNGGSIVETSLIVAGFVAALGLGALLAKPLLRQPDFSFLMVEAALGLLGGVSATVLYVVFAKVGTSLLVVVLATLCIGALVGTELPLLMSMYQRGRLVDARTSGSVLATLNVADYVGALLGGLAWPFVLLPWLGLMRGTAASGLLNIVAALVIAIVVLRKFMRPWHVTTVLVSLVGSGAVLVALLVGSDGIVTTARQQLYQDPVVYAEQTPYQDIVVTQWKSDRRLFLNGGLQYSTRDEHRYTESLVYPAVTDKTENVLIIGGGDGLAARELLRLPHIKSITNVELDPAMVRVANTVLREDNKGAFDDPRVNVITDDAFSWVREGKGKAAAETAAGGGKKYFDTVIVDLSDPDSDTMARLYSLEFYGMLRELVDPQVGKLVVQSGSAFTTPDLFNRVRSTLRAAGCKNVLPYHVHVPTFGDWGFNLCAQPGEELKLPQQRPPLRFMDDAVLSAAGVFPKDNALKELEPSTLDHPKIVEDLRRGYRQAGE from the coding sequence ATGTCTGACGTAGTGGGGGAGCGCGGGGCGTCGAATAAAGAAGAAAACCCGCACCAGCAGAAAACGAACCCGCAGCCGTCAATGAGTGGTGTGCAGCGATTCTTGCTGCTGGTCTCCGTAGCGATCTGTGCAGCATCCGGGTTGGTGTATGAGCTGGCGCTGATTTCGCTCTCGACGAGCCTAAACGGCGGCTCCATTGTGGAGACCAGCTTGATTGTGGCGGGGTTCGTCGCAGCGCTTGGGCTGGGCGCATTGCTGGCCAAGCCTTTGCTGCGGCAACCAGATTTTTCCTTCCTCATGGTGGAGGCCGCGCTGGGGCTACTAGGTGGAGTCAGCGCCACCGTTTTATACGTGGTGTTCGCTAAGGTCGGCACATCTTTGCTGGTGGTCGTGCTTGCTACCCTATGCATCGGAGCGCTGGTGGGAACCGAACTGCCACTGCTGATGTCCATGTACCAGCGTGGCCGTTTGGTGGATGCGCGCACCAGTGGTTCCGTGTTGGCGACTTTGAATGTGGCCGATTATGTGGGTGCATTGCTGGGTGGGCTGGCATGGCCTTTTGTGTTGCTGCCGTGGTTAGGGCTCATGCGTGGAACAGCGGCATCTGGGTTGCTCAACATTGTTGCTGCGCTGGTGATCGCGATCGTGGTGCTGCGAAAGTTCATGCGGCCGTGGCACGTGACAACCGTATTAGTGAGTTTGGTGGGCAGTGGTGCTGTGCTGGTTGCCCTCCTGGTGGGCAGCGATGGAATTGTCACCACCGCACGCCAGCAGCTGTACCAAGATCCCGTGGTATACGCGGAACAAACCCCATATCAGGACATTGTGGTGACCCAGTGGAAGAGTGATCGTCGGCTTTTCCTCAACGGCGGGCTGCAGTACTCCACACGCGATGAACACCGATACACCGAATCGTTGGTGTATCCGGCAGTGACGGATAAAACCGAGAATGTGTTGATTATCGGTGGTGGCGATGGGCTCGCGGCGCGGGAATTGCTGCGATTGCCACACATCAAGTCGATCACCAATGTGGAGTTGGACCCGGCGATGGTTCGCGTGGCGAATACGGTGTTGCGGGAAGACAACAAGGGGGCTTTCGATGACCCACGAGTGAATGTCATTACTGATGACGCGTTCTCCTGGGTGCGTGAAGGCAAAGGCAAGGCAGCTGCAGAAACAGCTGCTGGCGGTGGGAAAAAGTACTTCGATACGGTGATCGTGGATCTATCGGATCCCGATTCGGACACGATGGCGCGACTGTACTCACTGGAGTTTTATGGGATGTTGCGTGAGCTGGTGGATCCGCAGGTTGGGAAACTCGTCGTGCAATCGGGAAGTGCCTTCACCACGCCAGATTTGTTCAATCGTGTGCGAAGTACGTTGCGGGCCGCAGGGTGCAAGAATGTGCTGCCGTATCACGTGCATGTGCCGACATTCGGCGATTGGGGCTTCAACTTGTGCGCGCAGCCGGGCGAGGAGCTGAAGTTGCCACAGCAGCGGCCGCCGTTGCGGTTTATGGATGACGCCGTTTTGAGCGCTGCGGGGGTATTTCCTAAAGATAATGCCTTGAAAGAACTTGAGCCCTCCACCTTGGATCATCCCAAGATTGTGGAGGACTTAAGGCGGGGCTACCGCCAAGCCGGCGAATAG
- a CDS encoding inorganic diphosphatase, giving the protein MSKSIEVTIEIPKGSRNKYEVDHETGKVYLDRYLFTPMAYPADYGFIDHTLGEDGDPLDALVILPEPLFPGVIVKARPVGVFKMTDEAGGDDKLLCVLDDVRFDHFKDIDDVDQFTRNEIEHFFVHYKDLEPGKEVNGSGWGDKAEAERILDEAIERYKG; this is encoded by the coding sequence ATGAGCAAGAGCATTGAAGTAACTATCGAGATCCCCAAGGGCTCCCGCAACAAGTACGAGGTAGACCATGAGACCGGCAAGGTGTACTTGGACCGCTACCTGTTCACCCCAATGGCGTACCCAGCTGACTACGGCTTCATCGACCACACCCTCGGCGAAGACGGCGACCCATTGGACGCTTTGGTAATCCTGCCTGAGCCACTGTTCCCCGGCGTGATCGTTAAGGCCCGTCCAGTCGGCGTTTTCAAGATGACCGACGAAGCAGGTGGCGATGACAAGCTGCTGTGTGTCCTCGACGACGTTCGTTTCGATCACTTCAAGGACATCGACGATGTCGACCAGTTCACTCGCAACGAGATCGAGCACTTCTTCGTGCACTACAAGGATCTTGAACCAGGCAAGGAAGTAAACGGTTCCGGTTGGGGCGATAAGGCAGAGGCCGAGCGCATCCTGGACGAAGCCATCGAACGCTACAAGGGCTAA
- the dacB gene encoding D-alanyl-D-alanine carboxypeptidase/D-alanyl-D-alanine endopeptidase, translated as MNKRKSLGRWIASVIAFFVVVALVAVGAVWWANHNRYHVESAEPLHAAESVVKPVTGDPTTMPDVKSAVAKAAKDPALGKLSAAVTDVRTGKILWSADPKRPLVPASSTKVLTAAAAVLTLDGDQQQATKVLHDGKGNLTIVSDGDVTLTSGKGKAFYTQPGKVSDLAQQVKEKLNGQKITSITVDNSPREGDVFNSTWDRGDISMGNVANLDAVMLDGARIEATESYSPRSASPGADVATELAKQVGATEAKIKLTDDAVTEPGEQIAEVKSAPLDIRLRDMMVHSDNLLAESIGRQVAKAKNKPQTFAGATEATMDALREVGVTLDNCTLHDNSGMSDKNRLTAQTLDEVLANEKTRPLLDMLPVSSAEGTLEDRYGEGSGAEKAAGWVRAKTGTLSGVSALAGTITTQDGRPLTFAFLSNGSDVGRARPALDKLAAALRNAK; from the coding sequence GTGAATAAACGGAAATCCCTTGGTCGTTGGATCGCGAGCGTCATCGCATTTTTTGTAGTGGTTGCCCTCGTCGCGGTTGGCGCGGTGTGGTGGGCAAATCACAATCGATACCACGTCGAAAGCGCCGAGCCTTTGCATGCCGCAGAGTCGGTCGTCAAACCTGTCACCGGGGACCCTACGACTATGCCGGATGTGAAATCCGCAGTGGCCAAAGCCGCAAAAGACCCTGCGCTGGGTAAACTTTCGGCCGCGGTGACCGATGTCCGCACTGGCAAAATACTGTGGAGCGCAGATCCCAAACGCCCTTTGGTTCCCGCTTCTTCCACGAAAGTGCTGACAGCTGCTGCGGCTGTGTTGACTTTGGATGGGGACCAGCAACAGGCCACCAAGGTATTGCACGATGGAAAAGGAAATCTGACGATCGTCAGCGACGGGGATGTCACCCTCACCAGTGGCAAGGGCAAGGCCTTTTACACCCAACCTGGAAAAGTTAGTGACCTAGCCCAGCAGGTCAAAGAAAAGCTCAACGGGCAGAAAATCACCAGTATCACCGTGGATAACAGTCCCCGTGAAGGTGATGTGTTTAATTCCACTTGGGATCGTGGGGACATTTCCATGGGTAATGTCGCCAACCTCGATGCCGTGATGTTGGATGGTGCTCGGATCGAAGCCACCGAATCCTATTCGCCCCGTAGCGCCAGCCCCGGGGCCGACGTGGCAACGGAGCTCGCTAAACAGGTGGGGGCAACCGAGGCGAAAATCAAACTCACCGATGACGCAGTGACCGAGCCCGGTGAGCAGATTGCAGAGGTGAAATCCGCACCGTTGGATATTCGCCTGCGCGACATGATGGTGCATAGCGATAACTTGTTGGCCGAATCCATAGGTCGGCAGGTTGCTAAGGCTAAGAATAAACCTCAGACCTTTGCAGGTGCGACAGAAGCCACAATGGATGCGCTGCGAGAAGTGGGCGTGACATTGGATAACTGCACGCTGCATGACAACAGTGGGATGAGCGACAAAAACCGCCTCACCGCCCAGACTTTGGACGAAGTGTTGGCCAATGAGAAGACACGTCCTTTGCTGGATATGCTGCCCGTATCCAGCGCCGAAGGAACCTTGGAAGATCGTTATGGGGAGGGATCCGGTGCAGAAAAGGCCGCTGGCTGGGTACGAGCCAAAACCGGCACACTTTCTGGTGTAAGTGCATTGGCAGGCACCATCACTACCCAAGATGGTCGCCCGCTGACGTTCGCTTTCCTGTCCAATGGCTCCGATGTGGGGCGGGCTCGTCCCGCCCTCGACAAACTGGCTGCAGCTCTGCGCAACGCAAAATAG